A window of Dickeya zeae NCPPB 2538 contains these coding sequences:
- the tusC gene encoding sulfurtransferase complex subunit TusC, with protein sequence MKRVAFVFTQPPHGSASGREGLDALLAMSALTEDIGVFFIADGIFQLLPNQQPERILMRNYIATFGVLPLYDIERCYVCEASLRQRGLSVDTRWVLDVEPLAADALRDMLNTYDTVLTF encoded by the coding sequence ATGAAGCGCGTTGCCTTTGTGTTTACCCAGCCGCCTCATGGTTCGGCCTCCGGCCGGGAAGGGCTGGATGCATTGTTGGCAATGTCGGCATTGACCGAAGATATCGGCGTTTTCTTTATCGCTGACGGTATATTCCAGCTTCTCCCTAACCAGCAGCCAGAGCGGATTCTGATGCGCAATTATATTGCGACTTTCGGTGTGCTGCCGTTGTATGACATCGAGCGTTGTTACGTTTGCGAAGCGTCGCTTCGTCAGCGTGGTTTGTCTGTGGATACCCGTTGGGTGTTAGATGTCGAACCACTGGCGGCAGATGCATTACGCGACATGCTCAACACCTACGATACTGTACTGACCTTTTGA
- the tusD gene encoding sulfurtransferase complex subunit TusD produces the protein MLSYCLLVTGPAYGTQQASSAFQFAQALLAQGHRLQSVFFYREGVLNANQLTAPANDEFDLVRAWQQLASSHEVELNVCVAAALRRGVTDATQSAQLQLSGANLQPGFTLSGLGELSQSVLRCDRVVQF, from the coding sequence ATGTTGAGCTATTGCCTGCTGGTGACCGGGCCTGCTTATGGCACGCAGCAAGCCAGTAGCGCGTTTCAGTTCGCACAGGCTTTACTGGCGCAAGGGCACCGGTTGCAAAGCGTTTTCTTCTACCGCGAAGGGGTGCTGAACGCCAACCAGCTCACGGCACCCGCGAATGATGAGTTTGATTTGGTTCGTGCCTGGCAGCAACTGGCGTCGTCTCATGAGGTGGAACTGAACGTTTGTGTCGCGGCGGCGCTGCGGCGCGGTGTGACCGACGCAACGCAGTCGGCGCAGTTGCAACTGTCGGGAGCCAATCTTCAACCAGGGTTTACCCTGAGCGGTTTAGGCGAACTGTCGCAGTCGGTGTTGCGTTGCGATCGTGTCGTCCAGTTTTAG
- a CDS encoding transcriptional regulator — MSTSLVTGESSDLDLLDQRPFTQTDYEILKSYEAVVDGLAMLIGDHCEIVLHSLDDLKCSAVRIANGEHTGRKIGSPITDLALRMLHDMAGEDSSVSRAYFTRAKSGVLMKSVTIAIRNREQRVIGLLCINMNLDVPFSQIMQTFLPPEIKEVASSVNFASSVDELVAQTLEFTIEEVNADRNVSNNAKNRQIVLNLYEKGIFDIKDAINQVADRLNISKHTVYLYIRQFKSGDFSGHDR, encoded by the coding sequence ATGTCTACTTCGCTTGTTACTGGCGAATCCAGCGACCTTGATTTGCTTGACCAGCGTCCGTTCACGCAGACGGATTATGAAATCCTGAAATCGTATGAGGCTGTGGTTGACGGCCTGGCGATGCTGATCGGCGATCATTGCGAGATAGTCTTGCACTCGCTGGACGACCTGAAGTGCTCGGCGGTTCGTATCGCGAATGGCGAGCACACCGGACGTAAAATCGGCTCGCCCATTACTGATCTGGCGCTGCGTATGTTACATGACATGGCGGGCGAAGACAGCAGTGTTTCCAGAGCGTATTTTACCCGCGCCAAAAGCGGCGTATTGATGAAGTCGGTCACCATCGCCATCCGCAATCGCGAACAGCGCGTCATCGGGCTGTTGTGCATCAATATGAATCTCGACGTTCCGTTCTCGCAGATTATGCAAACCTTCCTACCACCGGAGATCAAGGAAGTGGCGTCTTCCGTCAACTTCGCCTCTTCGGTGGATGAGCTGGTAGCGCAAACGCTAGAGTTCACGATTGAAGAAGTGAATGCCGATCGTAACGTTTCCAATAATGCCAAGAACCGCCAGATTGTGCTGAACCTCTATGAAAAAGGCATTTTTGATATCAAGGATGCCATCAATCAGGTCGCCGATCGGCTGAATATTTCCAAGCACACGGTCTATCTGTACATCCGCCAGTTCAAAAGCGGCGATTTTAGCGGGCACGATCGGTAA
- the eptA gene encoding phosphoethanolamine transferase EptA: MLRISRISRPVWSSFTYNFVFAAFITLIQNIAYYRQVSHLVEVNSWLDGVFIATMPIVIFAVLNILFTLLVIPWLRQGVVALLLIGGAAVQYFMINYGIIIDRTMMQNVFETNMAESMALVTPQYVLWLTLSGIIPALGALWVKIRPTPLSWIAIGSRIFSIMVSIVAILLVATFFYKDYASLMRNNKELVKSLTPSNIILANISYYRHHAQANLPLVQIGLDAHRNPPPAGDAKKNLVILVVGETSRAENFSLGGYGKPTNPRLANDNVVYFGQTASCGTSTGVSVPCMFSGMPRTGYDEQLASHQEGLLDILQHAGVSVLWQENDGGCKGACDRVPTRDITDLNLPGQCIDGECHDEALFHGVDDYINQLNNDGIIVLHTMGSHGPAYYQRYPESFRQFTPTCDTNQIQTCSRESLINTYDNTILYVDYIVDKAINVLKGHQDKFNTALVYLSDHGESLGEDGMYLHSMPYAVAPTQQTHIPMLMWFSGGYQQQFAINDSCMRKQADQQRFSQDNLFHTVLGMFNIATKEYQAPLDILQPCRGTS; encoded by the coding sequence ATGCTCAGAATTTCACGCATTTCCCGCCCCGTATGGAGCAGTTTTACCTATAATTTTGTCTTCGCGGCATTTATCACCCTGATACAAAATATCGCCTACTACCGTCAGGTCTCACACCTGGTCGAGGTCAACTCCTGGCTGGATGGCGTGTTTATCGCCACCATGCCCATCGTCATCTTTGCAGTACTCAATATCCTGTTCACGTTACTGGTGATCCCCTGGTTGCGTCAGGGGGTCGTCGCACTGCTATTAATAGGCGGCGCGGCGGTACAGTATTTCATGATTAATTACGGCATCATCATTGACCGTACCATGATGCAGAACGTGTTCGAAACCAACATGGCGGAATCCATGGCACTGGTGACGCCCCAGTATGTACTGTGGCTGACCCTGTCGGGTATTATTCCGGCGCTCGGCGCATTGTGGGTGAAGATTCGGCCCACCCCATTAAGCTGGATAGCCATTGGTTCGCGTATTTTCAGCATCATGGTGTCGATTGTCGCTATTCTGCTGGTCGCCACGTTTTTCTATAAAGATTACGCTTCGCTGATGCGTAATAATAAAGAGCTGGTGAAATCATTAACCCCCAGCAATATTATTCTCGCGAATATTTCCTATTACCGTCATCACGCACAAGCTAATTTACCGTTGGTGCAAATCGGACTGGATGCACACAGAAACCCGCCGCCAGCGGGGGATGCCAAAAAGAACCTGGTGATTCTGGTAGTGGGAGAAACCTCGCGTGCTGAGAACTTTTCCCTCGGTGGTTACGGAAAACCCACCAATCCCCGGCTGGCCAACGATAATGTGGTTTATTTTGGACAGACCGCCTCCTGCGGTACCTCAACCGGAGTGTCCGTTCCCTGCATGTTTTCCGGCATGCCGCGTACTGGCTACGACGAGCAGTTAGCCTCCCATCAGGAGGGATTACTCGATATTCTGCAGCACGCTGGCGTCAGTGTGCTCTGGCAAGAGAATGACGGTGGCTGCAAAGGTGCCTGCGATCGCGTACCGACGCGTGACATCACCGACCTGAATCTTCCCGGACAATGTATTGACGGCGAATGTCACGATGAAGCCCTGTTCCATGGCGTGGACGACTACATTAATCAGTTGAATAATGACGGTATTATCGTACTGCATACCATGGGTAGCCACGGTCCGGCCTATTATCAGCGTTACCCCGAATCGTTTAGACAATTCACGCCAACCTGTGATACCAATCAAATTCAGACGTGCTCGCGAGAATCATTAATCAATACTTACGATAATACGATTCTCTACGTAGACTATATTGTTGATAAGGCAATTAATGTCTTGAAAGGGCATCAGGATAAATTTAATACCGCTTTGGTTTATCTTTCCGACCACGGCGAATCATTGGGCGAAGACGGAATGTACCTGCACAGCATGCCGTATGCCGTTGCGCCCACACAGCAAACCCATATCCCGATGTTGATGTGGTTCTCCGGCGGCTACCAGCAGCAGTTTGCCATCAACGACAGTTGCATGCGCAAGCAAGCCGACCAACAGCGTTTTTCTCAGGACAATCTTTTCCACACCGTTCTGGGCATGTTTAACATTGCGACAAAAGAATATCAGGCACCGCTTGATATTCTTCAACCGTGTCGGGGCACTTCATGA
- the pmrA gene encoding two-component system response regulator PmrA, which produces MKLLIVEDDTLLQEGLLQAMRNEGYVCDCASTAKEADALINSAHYSLVVLDLGLPDEDGLTLLGRWRRNNYQQPVLILTARDTVDDRVTGLDVGADDYMIKPFALSEFQARVRALIRRHQGSSDSWIRVDNITLDLNNQQVMLDDKPIVLTPKEFAILSRLILKAGSQVHREVLHQDLYSWDDDPSSNSLEVHIHNLRQKIGKNRIKTLRGFGYLLTKDDQP; this is translated from the coding sequence ATGAAACTCTTGATTGTTGAAGATGATACGTTGTTACAGGAAGGGTTATTGCAGGCGATGCGCAATGAAGGGTATGTCTGCGATTGCGCTTCCACAGCCAAAGAAGCGGATGCCCTCATCAACAGCGCCCACTACAGCCTGGTGGTGCTGGATCTGGGCTTGCCGGACGAAGACGGCCTCACCCTGCTAGGTCGCTGGCGTCGAAACAACTACCAGCAACCGGTGCTCATTCTCACCGCGCGGGATACGGTGGATGATCGCGTCACCGGGCTGGATGTCGGGGCCGACGATTACATGATAAAGCCCTTTGCATTGAGTGAGTTTCAGGCACGGGTCCGTGCGCTTATTCGTCGTCATCAGGGATCCAGCGACAGCTGGATTCGGGTAGACAACATCACGCTCGATCTCAACAATCAACAGGTTATGCTGGATGACAAGCCTATCGTGCTGACGCCGAAGGAGTTCGCCATCCTCTCCCGGCTTATCCTCAAGGCAGGTTCACAGGTACACCGTGAAGTGCTGCATCAGGACTTGTACAGTTGGGACGACGACCCCTCATCGAATTCGCTGGAAGTCCACATCCATAATCTGCGGCAAAAGATCGGCAAAAATCGCATCAAGACGCTACGCGGTTTCGGCTATCTACTGACCAAGGATGATCAGCCATGA
- the pmrB gene encoding two-component system sensor histidine kinase PmrB gives MKLLPHPSPLEKTASIRTRLILTLGCILLACQLLSVVWLWHESEEQIQLLVEQTLTAKKLSQDIELEVHEAIASLSIPSLVMIIASLILCAHAVTWITRPLLKLQEELHNRTAENLDPLQQHSDVTEIAAVITSMNQLLARFSESLYRDRLFASNVAHELRTPLAGIRLSLELHEQLHHIDCQPLIKRVDHLTKTIEQLLLLARTSNELATGHYKSVLLADDVITPNQQELEEMAAARHQQLDWQLETQNAIVPGNATLLQLLLRNLVENAYRYSPEHSTIRIRLADHPDGGYELTVADEGPGINESQVGELTKAFVRMDTRYGGIGLGLSIVTRIVQLHHGEFFLENRRDRTGTQARVVFNHPHSEDVISYEHDVG, from the coding sequence ATGAAACTGCTCCCCCACCCCTCGCCGCTGGAGAAAACTGCCAGCATCAGAACCCGGTTGATTCTGACACTGGGGTGTATTTTGCTGGCGTGCCAGTTGCTGAGCGTGGTCTGGCTCTGGCATGAAAGTGAAGAGCAAATCCAGTTACTGGTAGAACAAACGCTGACCGCGAAAAAGCTCAGTCAGGATATCGAATTAGAAGTGCATGAAGCGATTGCCTCGCTCAGTATTCCCAGCCTGGTGATGATCATCGCCTCTCTCATTTTGTGTGCCCATGCGGTGACCTGGATCACCCGCCCCCTCTTAAAGCTGCAGGAAGAACTACACAACCGCACGGCGGAAAATCTCGATCCACTACAACAACACAGTGATGTCACCGAGATTGCGGCTGTCATCACCAGTATGAATCAATTACTGGCGCGGTTTAGTGAGTCGTTATACCGCGACAGGCTTTTTGCCTCGAATGTCGCACATGAATTACGTACACCGCTGGCCGGTATCCGATTAAGCCTGGAGTTGCATGAACAACTCCACCATATCGATTGCCAGCCATTAATTAAGCGCGTCGACCACCTGACCAAAACCATCGAACAGTTGCTGTTACTGGCGCGCACCAGTAATGAGCTGGCAACCGGCCACTATAAATCGGTGTTATTAGCGGATGATGTCATCACACCGAACCAGCAAGAGCTTGAAGAAATGGCGGCGGCACGGCATCAACAGCTCGATTGGCAGTTAGAAACGCAAAACGCCATCGTGCCGGGCAACGCGACACTGTTGCAGTTGTTGCTGCGTAATCTGGTGGAAAACGCCTATCGGTATAGCCCTGAACACAGCACGATTCGCATCAGACTGGCCGATCATCCCGACGGCGGCTACGAGTTGACCGTTGCGGACGAAGGACCGGGTATTAATGAGTCCCAGGTGGGAGAGCTCACTAAAGCCTTTGTGCGTATGGACACCCGCTATGGCGGCATCGGCCTTGGCCTGAGTATCGTCACCCGTATCGTGCAATTGCATCACGGTGAATTCTTTCTGGAAAACCGGCGCGATCGCACCGGCACTCAGGCGCGAGTGGTGTTCAATCATCCCCATAGTGAAGACGTTATCAGTTACGAACACGATGTTGGCTAA